The Periophthalmus magnuspinnatus isolate fPerMag1 chromosome 19, fPerMag1.2.pri, whole genome shotgun sequence region gtttgtCAGGCTCTATGATTCGATTCCTTAATCGGATCAGAGAGCCTTCTGTATTCAAACCTTTGTCCTAACTTAGGACAGTCCAACCACACATGTATcacgtgtctctcaaatgtctcaaattcaaaatataaGTTTGCCTGAGATAAATAGCACAGAGGATAAAGAAACAataaagcactaaactgtttttttgtttttttttcctctttttttttaatcgaagCCTCCAACATAGCatgcttctctctgattggttaatttgtctttgtaaagttttgccaAAGCCTGTGGTTCTGGCTGGGCAGGTAACATATTTGGCGCATGTGGTGTGCCAAATATTGgtgcatttaaaaaacaaaaacaaaaaaaacattccaaGTGACAGTGACAGGCCAAGAAACAGCACTTGCATGCACACCAGGACATCCCACAGCAATAAACCGTACACATATTTGGACTTGAGATCAGGGGAATAGGGGTTACAAGGGTTACAATCCAAAATCTCTGAGAATTGTAGTATAGTTTGATCTCTGGGTCAGAAAGTTTCCAATACTACACTAAATTAACCTGCACAGACTTTCCAGTATTAGTGGAGGGTACCTTATGTAACATATATGTAACAGCTTGGTGTGTGGGACTTGGTTAGGGGCAAATCTGTGTTGAACCCTGTTTCTTTGCTTTAGCTGTGCTTGTGTCACTCCTCTACTCGtgtgtctgctctctctctccccctctgtgtCTCCCCTCTGCCCCGCCCTTACTCCTGCAGTTTCAGTCGTTTGTTCAGCTCGTCCGGGGGAGCAGCCAAGAAGCCCTCAACGGAGGCTCCGGTAAATGTCAAGTACAACGCCCCCACCTCTCAGGTCCAACCCTCGGTTAAGAAGAAGAGCAGCGCCCTCCAGCAGCTGCCCAGCGACAAGAGCAAGGCCTTCGACTTCCTCAATGAAGAGTGAGGGAGCAGCACACATTTACTCTCCATTGTTACTTTTTCAGACTGTTTAGATCACTGTTttgcttattttaaaatgtctctgtgAAATTCTGGAGATTTCAGCGGTAGTcgtctggacactgtttttgcaatcaagacATTTCAGCACCCGTAaaccattttcaatttgatcgTACTGGTTTTTAGATTGAAGAATTTACACTACATTGagttaaagaaggggtattaatTGCTGACACATGACACATTTAATTAGATGACCTTGTTaccttttatcatttttgttaaagctgtattcaaatgttttgatttttgacacttGGGACCATGGGTGACATGGGCTTGTGGTTTGAGCTTTGCCCacgagagatcactaaattactcagacatgcatggatgacatctaaaacctcttcaggcatgtttttgttgagggagaatattataacatggtagaaagctccaaaaagttgattttgcataataccccctcttgaaAGAAGTCCTGCTATTAAAGGGAGGAGTTTTAGAATGACACTGCCCCGCTCTTGTTTACTAGCTAACCTCATTAAGGGTTGTTACGCCCATAAACATACTAAATCGTACAAAATCAGTGTAGTATAACTCCTAGTGTCTCAACCAGgacaatcaaattgaaaatggcttctgaaCAGGAGCCAAAACTACTTTATTGCGAAAACAGTATCCAGATGATCACCACAAAAATATTCTATACAATGGACCACTCTTGGataaatgagggattacaccgtctCATTTCTCAGTTACATTAGGATAAAAAGTAATTTGGATGTGAGAGCTTGTACTGTTTTATGAAAATTAAGACATTGTCACAATACCAAAAATTTCAGAGAGGTCCACATGTTACTTCTACAGTCCTCGTCTAGCTTTCTTTCATGTATCCTTTACCTTTTGTCCCGCAGAGCGCCTGCTGAGAACGTAGTGTCCCGGCGTGAGCAGAAGAGGGCGCAGTACCAACAGGTCAAAGCTCACGTACAGAAAGAGGATGGACGTGTGCAGGCATATGGCTGGAGTCTGCCAAAGAAATACAAGGTCCACTCCACATTCTGTATGATCTATGTATGTGTCCAATCAAACCTCTAACCCTGggaccctgtgtgtgtgtgcacctgCAGGCCAATGGAGGACAGGCTGAGGGGAAGGTCAAGAACCTGCCTGTCCCAGTGTTCCTCAGACCTCTGGATGAGAAAGATGCTTCTATGAAGGTTTGGCTTGTTCTTGTTCAGATTAacagacatttacatttactcctGCTGTTTGCCTTGTTCCTGTTGTACAATGTGGATAATATAGATATACAGATATCATACTCCTCtgttgtgtgtgcagttgtgGTGTGCTGCTGGAGTGAACCTGTCTGGAGGTAGGACCAGAGATGGAGGCTCTATAGTGGGAGCCAGTGTGTTCTACAGTGACCCTCCTGCTTCTGACAATCCCAGGAAGAAAACTCAGAGCAACCTGGACCAGCTCGACCAGGAGCTCAAGGTACCAGCTCCAAAATGTCCTGAGATCATAAATAGaatgagtttatatttttatcagtttaattgatgatcaaatcaaattaagtcaaactttatttataaagcgcttttcatacaaaaaaaatgtaacacaaagtgctttacaaagcattaaaatcagtcccacccaccaaacccacccagccaccccacagccaaagaacccaaccccaacacatcaataaacacaaccaaacaaccccccaccccaacgcacactcccaccccccaccccaacacatgttaaaatacctttgtttcatttaaaatatgtttaatgcaatgcaATAGcaataaagatgaaccagatgagagagcgccaccagaggaaccatctgcaccaggagcagggtcacccgcagCCATGATTTATGATTAgggagataaaaaaaacaaaaaacaaagttatGTAGAGTAGGAGTCAGAaacttttcttcttcccactcctttttgaaatataattaaaacattaaagaaactgtatgtagcctgcaacaacatgtccagtgtttttgtagctGTATTTaatgtgaacatgtttacctcataccTGAGGACACAGATGGGTCATGTttctggaatttaaaatcaaatgtttacatacagttcctttaagagtACTGGATATTTACTTTCTTTCtatgttgctcaaaaataaataagtaaactaaaataaaagctcaaatgactcatgtgtgtactgtatatgtTGTGTGCAGGAGCAGCAGAAGGAGCTGAGGCAGCAGGAGGATCTGTCGTCTCTGGTGTGGATCTGCACCAGCACTCAGGCCTCCACCAAAGCTGTGGTCATCGATGCCAATCAGCCCGGCAACATCCTGGAGAGCTTCACTGTGTGCAGCTCCCATGTGCTCTGCATCGCCAGTGTGCCAGGTCTGTGTCTCAACACAGTCCTACTCAGTGTTTGAAATTAGACAGTGAAGAGATTCTaagaagtaaaattattaacTTCACCAAAAAAGAATAGAAtgaactaggcaagatttttgtAAAACCTTTAATATAAtcttaactatgttttagtgaaattattactctaacctgtcatatgcaagTTAAAGTCTCTGAATAAGCTCTTACTGTGTAGGAGCCAGAGAGACGGACTACCCAGCAGGAGAGGAGGTGTGTGTGAACTCGGGACCCTCCAAGGACCCTTCCTCCTGTGCCAGCCCCACCCCAGGAGAGGAGGGTCTGCTGGGGGGCATCACTGTGCTAGGCTGTACGGCTGAGGGCTCTGCGGCACCTCAGAGTCCAGTGAAGACCAACGGAGGTGAGGCCTGCTCTGGTACAGTCACATGTACTATTATTACACagtagagatcgaccgatatgggttttttaaAGGCCGATGCAGATACTGATTATTTAGAACCCAGAGCAACCGATGGCTGATAAACtatgctgatatttttgggccaatatctAGGTTCGAGTTTgactatttaattttttttatgtaatttaaatttactacaaactcactccCAGCCCTTATTATCACAAAACtctaagagagctgtgtagtcacattttgtgcagttatcgtgttgtgttcaaataaagctttgtctattctttaaagaggggttttatgcattttttaaatctttctaccaagttataatgttccctcatcaaaacatgcctgaagaggttttagatgtcatccatgcatgcatcgaagtaaaataccccctttttaagataacaaaatatcggcctatgcaagagatttaaggccgatgaCTAATACGTTAAACTGCAGATATCGGCTGATCTATCTCTACACAGGAGGTAAAGTGgcgttttgggtttttttgtttgttcagaaTCCAGACCAGAGGAGGCAACAGAGGCTGTGGAGGGCAGCCCCACAGCAGAAGACAGGAGAGGCAGTCTGAGAGGAGTGTACACAGAGCACATCTTCACTGACCCCCTGGGAGCAGACGGCACACATGGGTATGATCACATGTGCCACCAAGATATAAGAGATCAGTGCTgcaatgtgcttttttttaagtaattcaaatatttcaattttttatgtaaaacaaaataagaacaaaacaaaaaataaaaaactgaggCATGTTCAAAATTACCTGGGAACATGTTACCAGTTCAGTGCTTATTACTCTGAGCTTATGTTTGCTCAGATAAGGCACTTACCCTTCCCCCCACAGACAACCCTGAGTGACTTGGGTAGTTCATATGGTAAGCAGCCCTCCATGAAGTCCAATACTTTCCTCCGTATGAGAAAAAAGTGCAGTGCCAAACAACATTTATCAAAGCACCTGTCATGGATTTTAACCTGCATCTAACCTGAGTCAGACATGGCAACACGTTACAAATCAGTACAGCCTCTTGTAAATGGAATCAGCAAAAAGAtagatttgtttttctcttgtacTTGACAGGTCTGGTGATGTGAAGGACGGTTGTGAACAGggtgcagaggaagagcaggaccTGAGTCGAGAGGAGGCCCAGAAGATGAGCAGTGTGCAGCCAACCATGTGGCTTGGGGCGCAGAACGGATGGTAACCACTTTTTAGTGTTGTAAGTAAAAATTACATCTTAGAACTTTAGGACATTAATCGTTGTTGATGATGTTGCAGTATATATGTCCATTCTTCGGTGGCTCAGCGGAAAAGGTGTCTACATTCTGTAAAGCTCAAGGACTCTGTGTTGGGCATAGTGTGAGTACAATCCAAAACATACATTCAACCAGGAACCAAGCTGTTTTTTCTCCTTGTTTCTGTCTcatgtcacctgcttttctgtCTCCTCCACCATCCTACTGttgaaagagggggtattacacttctgcaggaacatgggtgacgtaggcttatggGCAGGATCGTATTGCTAACTATCTCaaggttcaaatagggcccgggagagctcaccagattactcaaacatgcatggatgacatctaaaacctcttcagggatgtttttgatgagagaataatgttataacatggtagaaaactccaaaaagtggattttgcataaaaccccctctttaatctCCTCCACCAGTGTATAAACCTCTTCTTCCAAACACTATCCCTGACTCCTCTGCCTCCATTCAGTAAACTCATTCATTGCCTCACGTACTTGTCTCTCCTGGTTGAATTCACATGTGTACTGTTGTCATACATTCTCCTGATCATTCTGCCCTGTCCCCGCAGTCATGTGAAGGGCCGAGTGCTGGTGGGGCTGTCAGATGGGACTATAGCCATTTTTCATAGAGGAGCTGGTGAGTATCTATGACATGGTAAAGAGCAGATTACACACTAAAACATTTTCTGCACATAGCTGCTAATAGGTTGTGTTTATGTTGTAGTAGAATATGGTGATTTCATGATTGCAGGTGGAGCGCAGTGTCTGTAtaagagattcactgtttttgaacgAAATATCCAagcttatgatccacaaatgttgaactttatcaTCATTTGTTtaggattggctccacaaacttgtcaaatGAATCgttctttcaactgacaacaatcacgactttggggttgaataatggcaccactttctgaaacttttgtttatttatgctgacagaaaagatgttgaactttgtttactgaaactgaaacaaaaacagacacagagacattaaACATACCAACCAAGTCAagaaatctgcaatctgacagttaaacagcaaattttaccatttttttaCCTGTCCTCGAGCTTAGTTTAAACCATAGGGATCCTACAATGTTGTGATATTTCATAAACTCAACCTACTGaaatatcataaaattaattcaATATTGTAAACCTATTTCTCCATGTTGTCAGACGGGCAGTGGGACATGACCAACTACCACCTGATAACACTGGGCCGGCCTCATCAGTCCATCCGCTGCATGAGCGTGGTGCACGACAAGGTGTGGTGCGGCTCCAGAAACAAGATCTACGTGGTACAGCCCAGAGCCATGAACATCGAGGTACTGCTTTCAACAGGGGACACACTAGGGGCTGGGCTTAGTCAGGCAAAGGAAAATTAGGTCACATAATGTCCTCTGCCGAGATCTTATGATTACAGACTACACTATaggcttttgttttttaatccgCAGCAGATACAGATGCATAATAAGAGCAGATACAAATTCAGGGTGCAGCATGTAGACCTGTTCATGTTAGTGTCGAGATACTAATATTTCAAATTTGTTTTCGCTACTagagaatagactcgatactcaatactgattcatataccacaatgataataaaaacactctttatataGATGATTGATGTGATTGTCATCATTACATcacagtactttttatattcccatatggtcttatgtctgtgtaatccctcagttgtcctggtaggttccatagtagtCCTTGGGCTTACACTAGTCTatatgtcttatacttgttcttttTACTGAAGAAATAACTGTGGCTTAGCTTAGATTTTAGACTCTCCAAAATTTTCTGAAATGCATAGGATTCTTGTATGAGCTTAgctgttgtttaaaatgtgcactgtgaaccTGAATCTTGATTTGAAAACCTGGATCACAAATCAAATTGCAATATTTGTCAGAAGAGatgtcatttgatttttttctaatattctgtttagttgttgttgttgtttagatctagtttagtaaAATTTTCATGGCTCAGTCCTACTTTAGTTAGtagaggtttagtcctgttttaggtctTGAACTGATGGAAGTAGTTCTTTGCTTAGTACAAGAGTTGTCCAAAGGATTGAaaaccagatactaatcaatactaaaactagaaacGAAAGtaggtactcatttgagcaatcatcgatactaaaaaagttacattcacaggacagaagtgaacgtttcctgaatagctttaaaatgatcttcaactgtatcagaacaagtacaaaactgcatagactaatatacgcccatgaaccactatggaaactacctggaccactgagcgattacacaaatatatgaccacatgctaatataaaagaaagtactatcatattctattgtctaaataaagaatgtttttatcatcattgtggtatcagaatcgagtatcaagtctatttctCAGTATTAatgttacatctggcccttgatggcggccattttgctgatgtagccctcggtgaaaatgactTTGACGCCCCTGGTTTAGTATCATGACATTGTGATCAAGACcaggcttagtcctgatttagacctgttcCTTGTACTTGTAACACCATAATTGTTTCTGAAGTAATTCTTGGTGTACTTCTGTATGTACTATCTCCCCTGACACTGTCCCTGTGTTGTCCAACAGAAGTGCTTCGACGCCCACCCCCGAAAGGACAGTCAGGTGCGTCTCATGGCCTGGGACGGGGACGGCATCTGGGTGTCCATCCGTTTGGACTCCACGTTGCGCCTGttccacgcacacacacaccagcacctGCAGGACGTGGACATCGAGCCCTACGTCAGCAAGATGTTAGGTCTGTGCACAAACGCTGTATACACACAGTCCAACTGTCTCTTTATATTCTTTATATGTATACATAGACCTGTCATAATAAATAttacttatcattcaatacacaAAAGATGGGACAATAATTtatgggggtcagtatttatcatgggggcTTTTTCTTTGACTACAGGGGATCGTTGTGGTTGTTTTTCTGCACTATGTTGAGATTTttagctgtagaaggttgaattatgaactttgttatagatacaaactaactacttaagtgttgcattttgctattttgcagttcataacagattttttttttacaatttcagtgttatcatgacaggccaatATATGCAGCCAGATATAACAATCGTTGAATGATCGTAATTTCAGTTGATGAATTCGATGAGTATTGTTTTCTAGGGATGGTTTATTGGTTATGGTATCGGTCGATATTTGCCACCAGTATTTTCTCTGCACTGCTCAGTCTCTCGACgtgaggaaccagttgaggtggctcaggcatctgctcaggatggctcctggatgcctccctagagaggtgttctgggcatgtcccaccgggaggaggccctggggaagacccaggacacgctggagggactatgtctctgggctggcctgggaacgcctcggggtcccaccggaggacctggaggacgtgtctggggtgaggaaagtctgagagtccctgattagactgctgcccccgccacccggccccagataagcggaagaaaatggatggatagatgctCAGTctctgtgtgcccatgtgtcattcTCAGCTGATCCttagtgcatcagatttgtctttttgaacaagCAGATGactgaaaatatgaataaatattcCAGATaaaaactttttgttattttttacaaaagttaAGTTGTAAACGTCACTATAACTTAACATAAATGTGGTCCTAACaattgattttaaaagctaGACAACAAGACAAATATCAGATATTGGTATTGACTCAAAAATCCACATTGGACCATCCTCATTTTTTCAATAATTGAGCAGTCCTGCTAGTTTGACCTTCCCTGACATTGCCGTATGTGTTTGTGCAGGTACAGGGAAGTTGGGCTTCTCCTTTGTCAGAATCACAGCCCTCACCATCTCATGTCAGCGCCTGTGGATCGGTACAGGCAACGGAGTCATCATCTCCATCCCCCTCACAGACAGTAAGTCAGGCGCTGCACACACGACACTGGGGAGGATCATTTACAAAATAAGATCACAGTTACTGAAATACTACACGTGCTTCTTTTAAAAGCAACTACAAAGCTCCTATAGACATtctgaaaatacatttaaaaaacaaatgaataaagtgCTAATCACCAATGTGACAGCTGATATGAcctgtcattttattttaaattagtttCTTTATACTGCATTATAAAGTTGTTCAAGCATTCTCccaatttaatgttttaaatatcttTGATTATTTTATCCATGTTTTGGTTAGCCTCcatgtctttttttaatttagataGTTAAACGTGTATATTTTGGCactgaaaatactgaaatatggtACGTATTTTTCAGCAGCCAACAAGACGTTGAAAGGCTCTGGCTCAAGCCCGGGCAGTGTGGTCAGAGTGTACAGCGACGAGAGTGGAGACAAAGTGCATGCTGGGACATTTGTGCCCTACTGCTCCATGGCTCATGCACAgctctgtttccatggacacagaGATGCTGTCAAGTTCTTCACGGCTGTCCCAGGTAAAGGCTTGTGCACCAACTAACCATAGATGCTATGTTAACTGTAGAAACCTGAGGCTTTCACTCTGAACAGCTAAATCTTACTGCCCCATGTCATTCCCTCTCTGTCTGGTGACTTTATTTACACTGTGTTCTCTTGTTTGTCCAGGTCAGGCCATCCCATC contains the following coding sequences:
- the spag9b gene encoding C-Jun-amino-terminal kinase-interacting protein 4 isoform X3, which codes for MELDEVVLYHDDSGNSAVMSERVSGLASSIYREFERLIEKYDEDVVKELMPLVVAVLENLETACGVSQEREVELELLKEDNEQLVTQYEREKALRKHAEERYMVMEDSQEGEKKELQIRVISLESQARQLETKTKNYADQISRFEEREAELKKEYNALHQRHTEMIHSYMEHLERTKHQHGPATEPSESGPIKTRKERPISIGLYQLPGPDGVTPDPHRQPEDAAEPWRFNNLSHPRSNTSLKDELSSTSRGSKSGSPSKSPAPKSSSSSQGPASNLRGGASTQVSSDVTMEAVATPNQEREALDRLNSNLDGKSGKPDGNKDITNIQKTQDSSSSLNDEVFSDGANELEKSAVQAIIESTPELDMELEGLKATSTPTKSGVENLAFNRNTDSLFEELSSAGNDLVGDVDEGADLLGMGREVEHLIQENAQLLETKNALNVVKNDLIAQLDDLVCEKEVLQGELTAVSQAKSKLEQKNKELEEELKKLRTELEETKRKVKNDNEDDSDVPTAQRKRFTRVEMARVLMERNQYKERLMELQEAVRWTEMIRASKENPTLPEKKKSSLWQFFSRLFSSSGGAAKKPSTEAPVNVKYNAPTSQVQPSVKKKSSALQQLPSDKSKAFDFLNEEAPAENVVSRREQKRAQYQQVKAHVQKEDGRVQAYGWSLPKKYKANGGQAEGKVKNLPVPVFLRPLDEKDASMKLWCAAGVNLSGGRTRDGGSIVGASVFYSDPPASDNPRKKTQSNLDQLDQELKEQQKELRQQEDLSSLVWICTSTQASTKAVVIDANQPGNILESFTVCSSHVLCIASVPGARETDYPAGEEVCVNSGPSKDPSSCASPTPGEEGLLGGITVLGCTAEGSAAPQSPVKTNGESRPEEATEAVEGSPTAEDRRGSLRGVYTEHIFTDPLGADGTHGSGDVKDGCEQGAEEEQDLSREEAQKMSSVQPTMWLGAQNGCIYVHSSVAQRKRCLHSVKLKDSVLGIVHVKGRVLVGLSDGTIAIFHRGADGQWDMTNYHLITLGRPHQSIRCMSVVHDKVWCGSRNKIYVVQPRAMNIEKCFDAHPRKDSQVRLMAWDGDGIWVSIRLDSTLRLFHAHTHQHLQDVDIEPYVSKMLGTGKLGFSFVRITALTISCQRLWIGTGNGVIISIPLTDTANKTLKGSGSSPGSVVRVYSDESGDKVHAGTFVPYCSMAHAQLCFHGHRDAVKFFTAVPGQAIPSWSGAEAGDKPQDPSAQEGGRSTLVMSGGEGYIDFRMGDEEGEGGEGEEPMVKLQPKAERSHLIVWQVLHNSQ
- the spag9b gene encoding C-Jun-amino-terminal kinase-interacting protein 4 isoform X4; amino-acid sequence: MELDEVVLYHDDSGNSAVMSERVSGLASSIYREFERLIEKYDEDVVKELMPLVVAVLENLETACGVSQEREVELELLKEDNEQLVTQYEREKALRKHAEERYMVMEDSQEGEKKELQIRVISLESQARQLETKTKNYADQISRFEEREAELKKEYNALHQRHTEMIHSYMEHLERTKHQHGPATEPSESGPIKTRKERPISIGLYQLPGPDGVTPDPHRQPEDAAEPWRFNNLSHPRSNTSLKDELSSTSRGSKSGSPSKSPAPKSSSSSQGPASNLRGGASTQVSSDVTMEAVATPNQEREALDRLNSNLDGKSGKPDGNKDITNIQKTQDSSSSLNDEVFSDGANELEKSAVQAIIESTPELDMELEGLKATSTPTKSGVENLAFNRNTDSLFEELSSAGNDLVGDVDEGADLLGMGREVEHLIQENAQLLETKNALNVVKNDLIAQLDDLVCEKEVLQGELTAVSQAKSKLEQKNKELEEELKKLRTELEETKRKVKNDNEDDSDVPTAQRKRFTRVEMARVLMERNQYKERLMELQEAVRWTEMIRASKENPTLPEKKKSSLWQFFSRLFSSSGGAAKKPSTEAPVNVKYNAPTSQVQPSVKKKSSALQQLPSDKSKAFDFLNEEAPAENVVSRREQKRAQYQQVKAHVQKEDGRVQAYGWSLPKKYKANGGQAEGKVKNLPVPVFLRPLDEKDASMKLWCAAGVNLSGGRTRDGGSIVGASVFYSDPPASDNPRKKTQSNLDQLDQELKEQQKELRQQEDLSSLVWICTSTQASTKAVVIDANQPGNILESFTVCSSHVLCIASVPGARETDYPAGEEVCVNSGPSKDPSSCASPTPGEEGLLGGITVLGCTAEGSAAPQSPVKTNGESRPEEATEAVEGSPTAEDRRGSLRGVYTEHIFTDPLGADGTHGSGDVKDGCEQGAEEEQDLSREEAQKMSSVQPTMWLGAQNGCIYVHSSVAQRKRCLHSVKLKDSVLGIVHVKGRVLVGLSDGTIAIFHRGADGQWDMTNYHLITLGRPHQSIRCMSVVHDKVWCGSRNKIYVVQPRAMNIEKCFDAHPRKDSQVRLMAWDGDGIWVSIRLDSTLRLFHAHTHQHLQDVDIEPYVSKMLGTGKLGFSFVRITALTISCQRLWIGTGNGVIISIPLTDTNKTLKGSGSSPGSVVRVYSDESGDKVHAGTFVPYCSMAHAQLCFHGHRDAVKFFTAVPGQAIPSWSGAEAGDKPQDPSAQEGGRSTLVMSGGEGYIDFRMGDEEGEGGEGEEPMVKLQPKAERSHLIVWQVLHNSQ